The following are encoded together in the Bradymonas sediminis genome:
- a CDS encoding AMP-dependent synthetase/ligase, producing MSGFETLVDLFEQTIEKHPNNPLFGVKKGGSYKWTSYQEFGQKVDACRGALAVRGVEKGDTVAIIADNSVEWAVSAYATYGLGAAFCPMYTVQMPKDWKFILDDSDAKVVMVANEKIYEQVKELAIETVTSIIFFEGDTQHPDYFQNVLVDGAANPTPSTHPKPDDIATFIYTSGTTGNPKGVRLSHKNLTSNVQGVAEVFPIDQSEVSLSFLPWAHSFGQTVELHMLMSRGASMGLAENVSTIIANLAEVRPTILMSVPRIFNRIYDGVQKKMEQEGGIKKVLFDMAINNAVSAREQREKSGKVGFMTKVKGDVLDNLVFSKVRARFGGRLKFAVSGGAALSPEVARFIDNLNIQVYEGYGLTETSPIVSANIPGHVKIGSVGLPLPGVKVTIRDVDGYPSGTGEVCVNGPNVMLGYHKLPEATAEVLDDDHTFHTGDLGRIDDDGFLWILGRIKEQYKLENGKYVVPSPIEEQLKLSPFINQMMLDGANKPYNVALIVVDEESLSDWLKDNNIPREGALTNEKVRALYADEIKRFGNSMKSYELPKSFVLIDQEFTPENDMLTPSLKVKRRIVLQSYGKMLEELYN from the coding sequence ATGTCTGGTTTTGAAACTCTTGTCGACCTTTTTGAGCAAACGATCGAGAAACATCCGAATAATCCTCTCTTCGGCGTAAAGAAAGGGGGAAGCTATAAATGGACTTCCTATCAAGAGTTCGGTCAGAAGGTTGACGCGTGTCGCGGCGCGCTCGCGGTGCGTGGGGTGGAGAAAGGGGACACGGTCGCGATCATCGCCGACAACTCGGTCGAGTGGGCGGTGAGCGCGTATGCGACCTATGGTCTCGGCGCCGCGTTCTGCCCGATGTACACGGTCCAGATGCCCAAGGATTGGAAGTTTATCCTCGACGACAGTGACGCCAAGGTCGTCATGGTCGCCAACGAGAAGATCTACGAGCAGGTCAAAGAGCTGGCCATCGAGACGGTGACGTCGATCATCTTCTTCGAGGGCGACACCCAGCACCCCGATTATTTCCAGAACGTTCTGGTCGACGGCGCGGCGAATCCGACGCCGAGCACCCACCCGAAGCCCGACGATATCGCGACGTTTATCTATACCTCGGGGACGACCGGCAACCCCAAGGGCGTGCGTCTTAGCCACAAGAACCTGACGTCGAACGTGCAGGGCGTGGCGGAGGTCTTCCCGATCGACCAGAGCGAAGTGAGCCTGTCGTTTTTGCCCTGGGCGCACAGCTTCGGGCAGACCGTCGAGCTGCATATGCTGATGTCGCGCGGCGCCTCCATGGGCCTGGCCGAGAACGTCTCCACGATTATCGCCAACCTCGCCGAGGTGCGCCCGACGATTCTTATGAGCGTGCCGCGCATCTTCAACCGCATCTATGACGGGGTGCAGAAGAAGATGGAGCAGGAAGGTGGCATCAAGAAGGTGCTCTTCGACATGGCGATCAACAACGCCGTGAGCGCGCGCGAGCAGCGCGAGAAGAGCGGCAAGGTCGGCTTCATGACCAAGGTGAAGGGCGATGTGCTCGACAACCTGGTCTTTAGCAAGGTGCGCGCGCGCTTTGGCGGCCGGCTTAAATTTGCGGTCAGCGGCGGCGCGGCGCTCAGCCCCGAGGTTGCGCGCTTCATCGATAACCTCAATATCCAGGTCTATGAGGGCTACGGCCTCACCGAGACCTCGCCGATCGTGTCGGCGAATATCCCCGGACACGTCAAGATCGGCAGCGTCGGCCTGCCGCTGCCGGGCGTGAAGGTCACCATCCGCGACGTCGACGGCTACCCCAGCGGCACCGGCGAGGTCTGCGTCAACGGCCCGAACGTCATGCTCGGGTATCATAAGTTGCCGGAGGCGACCGCCGAGGTCCTCGACGACGACCACACCTTCCACACCGGCGACCTGGGTCGCATCGACGACGACGGGTTCCTGTGGATCCTGGGGCGCATCAAAGAGCAGTATAAGCTCGAGAACGGCAAATACGTCGTGCCCAGCCCGATCGAAGAGCAGCTCAAGCTCAGCCCCTTCATCAACCAGATGATGCTCGACGGCGCCAATAAGCCGTATAACGTCGCGTTGATCGTGGTTGACGAGGAGTCGCTGTCGGATTGGCTCAAAGACAATAACATTCCGCGCGAAGGCGCGCTGACCAACGAGAAGGTCCGCGCTCTTTACGCCGACGAGATCAAGCGCTTCGGCAATTCGATGAAGAGCTACGAGCTGCCGAAGTCCTTCGTGTTGATCGACCAGGAGTTCACCCCTGAGAACGACATGCTCACGCCGAGCCTGAAGGTCAAACGCCGCATCGTGCTGCAGAGCTACGGCAAGATGCTCGAAGAGCTTTATAACTAA
- the epmA gene encoding EF-P lysine aminoacylase EpmA, whose translation MRRKTTRQIAPKTLPLAQLIKTASAQGQTPAAPQRTAGRLRQRSGVWHLESAGHSIRLIADGADAAARLTHGALVEVLGTLDAAHDADGKSPAFTVESLGIVHLPLTQEPALSAQRQRSLAEAVQLRAHANRRIRAFFDARDFVEVETPNWVEAAGTDVHLSPVNASFQDPHRPAEEAIRGDLHTSPEFSMKRLLAGGLERIWQMSKVWRNGEITPLHNPEFTLLEWYRAWEDLDAIIQDVEDLSRALIGEVARIGEREISLEAPFLRMTMQEVIEAACGFDILEATDFDALLAVCAERELLSEHSLNRARQTRRWDELFFELQIGYIDPFLDAQGPVFVTEWPTPLAVLARTKPEDPRVAQRFELYIGGVELANGFQELTDPKEQRARFEADLATRQAAGLPLPAMPERFLESLEWGLPPSSGVAVGVDRYLMLKSGAQNIKEVAPFAMGRDLETGKAQWS comes from the coding sequence ATGAGACGCAAGACAACTCGCCAAATTGCCCCTAAAACACTGCCTTTGGCGCAATTGATTAAGACCGCGAGCGCACAAGGCCAAACGCCGGCCGCCCCGCAGCGCACCGCGGGGCGCCTGCGCCAGCGCTCGGGCGTCTGGCACCTGGAGAGCGCCGGCCACAGTATCCGGCTCATAGCCGATGGCGCCGATGCCGCCGCAAGGCTCACGCATGGCGCGCTCGTGGAGGTCTTGGGAACGCTCGACGCGGCCCATGACGCCGACGGGAAATCCCCAGCGTTCACGGTCGAGTCCCTGGGAATCGTGCACCTTCCCCTGACCCAGGAACCCGCGCTCAGCGCCCAGCGTCAGCGCTCACTCGCCGAGGCCGTGCAGCTTCGCGCGCATGCCAATCGCCGCATCCGCGCGTTCTTTGACGCCCGCGACTTCGTCGAAGTTGAGACCCCCAATTGGGTCGAGGCGGCCGGCACCGACGTCCACCTCTCGCCGGTCAACGCGTCCTTCCAGGACCCGCACCGCCCCGCCGAAGAGGCCATCCGCGGCGACCTGCACACCTCGCCAGAGTTCTCGATGAAGCGCCTGTTGGCAGGCGGCCTGGAGCGCATCTGGCAGATGAGCAAGGTGTGGCGAAACGGCGAAATCACCCCGCTGCATAACCCCGAGTTTACGCTGCTCGAGTGGTACCGCGCCTGGGAAGACCTCGACGCCATCATCCAGGACGTCGAGGACTTAAGCCGCGCGCTCATCGGTGAGGTCGCGCGCATCGGCGAGCGCGAGATTTCGCTGGAAGCACCATTTTTGAGGATGACGATGCAGGAGGTCATCGAGGCGGCGTGTGGCTTCGACATCCTCGAGGCGACCGACTTCGACGCGCTGCTCGCGGTATGCGCCGAGCGTGAGCTGCTCTCCGAGCATTCCCTCAATCGCGCGCGTCAAACCCGACGCTGGGATGAGCTCTTTTTCGAACTTCAGATCGGCTATATCGATCCCTTTTTGGACGCGCAGGGCCCGGTCTTTGTGACCGAATGGCCGACCCCGCTGGCAGTGCTCGCGCGCACCAAACCCGAAGACCCGCGCGTCGCCCAGCGCTTCGAGCTTTATATCGGCGGGGTCGAGCTGGCCAACGGCTTCCAGGAGCTCACCGACCCCAAAGAGCAGCGCGCGCGTTTTGAGGCCGACCTCGCCACGCGCCAGGCCGCCGGCCTGCCCCTGCCGGCGATGCCCGAGCGCTTCCTCGAATCCCTCGAATGGGGCTTGCCGCCGTCGAGCGGCGTCGCCGTCGGTGTCGACCGCTATCTGATGCTCAAAAGCGGCGCCCAGAACATAAAAGAGGTCGCGCCCTTTGCGATGGGGCGCGACCTCGAAACCGGCAAGGCGCAGTGGAGCTAA
- a CDS encoding alkaline phosphatase, which yields MRMIKGKAALFLLLLGLVMVSSCSHPKTTVEPDGQQTPAKAQEASVEAKTEAAPKRIIYLIADGMGVSAASAATYAKGAPLSMLGMERMGLVTTHSYDFVTTDSAASATALAAGRKTHFEGMSVKPGTTVEQETDPAHQTPTMLEKAHAAGWKTGLVATVRVTHATPGAFAGHRVNRRQYDDLAADMLASGVDVVIGGGRRFFDKRKDGKDLMAAFKEKGYAVADTLGAMKEATPSARQMVALLDPSDFKEAGNPERQAGLTEMMQSAIEVLDRDNEVGFFLMVEGSQVDWRAHSLDGEGVVKEMLEFDETVQAALDYAAGRDDTLVVVTSDHETGGFSVLDSSQVKPLLAAAGGADAAKAEVGRAAEVEAKYPSPEHLPAVGIGEYGEGTPDFAGLGALSQVEDSEMRLSFGHLSLASRGVCAWKGRFSAAHTAAMVAVYAHGPGAQSIAASRDNAVLGARLMALVDAETVPVYASDEDAKQVEETAEKTPTNVILMVGGGMGVGAVTAGYYAKGSLAMMEMPVQGLVATHGADRLANDAAAAATALATGQRTHAGALGGVGQGDAWKSLPTLLERSEQAGMMTGLVTSGAITGATSAAFYAHTPNFSETPNIAHALSEMAERVEGSDGVDLVYTGEDAAFSNLPEMTARALENLARQAQDASKSDKNKGFFLMVEGAQIDAAQRGLKRDRGLVDAVVDFDGAVRAAVEFARADGETLVLVTGDRDYSTSVIDHHYGHNDCQGAALVDFGGTFELEKIAAAPEALGPACQPVEAVTVANADTVACEGDEALRARLQGEFAPLHFSLQYGWVAQVGVERAKGALNAPTSANFVPLFAFGPGASAFEGFHDQPALGQMLQQFVSAR from the coding sequence ATGAGAATGATAAAAGGGAAGGCGGCTTTATTTTTGCTATTGCTTGGTCTCGTGATGGTGTCGAGTTGCTCGCACCCCAAGACGACGGTTGAGCCGGACGGGCAGCAAACCCCGGCAAAGGCGCAAGAAGCGTCGGTCGAGGCGAAGACCGAGGCCGCCCCCAAGCGCATTATTTATCTGATCGCCGACGGCATGGGAGTGTCGGCGGCGAGCGCCGCGACCTACGCCAAGGGCGCGCCGCTGAGCATGTTGGGCATGGAGCGCATGGGGCTGGTGACGACACATTCCTATGATTTTGTGACCACCGATTCGGCGGCGTCGGCCACCGCTCTGGCGGCCGGGCGAAAGACTCATTTTGAGGGGATGTCGGTCAAGCCCGGCACGACGGTTGAGCAGGAGACCGACCCGGCGCATCAGACCCCGACGATGCTCGAGAAGGCCCACGCCGCCGGGTGGAAGACCGGTCTGGTGGCGACGGTGCGCGTGACCCACGCGACCCCCGGGGCGTTCGCCGGGCACCGGGTGAATCGACGCCAATATGACGACCTGGCCGCAGATATGCTGGCCTCGGGCGTGGACGTGGTGATCGGCGGTGGGCGGCGTTTTTTCGACAAGCGAAAAGACGGCAAAGACCTGATGGCGGCGTTTAAAGAGAAGGGCTACGCGGTCGCAGATACGCTCGGCGCGATGAAGGAGGCGACGCCTTCGGCCCGGCAGATGGTCGCGCTTTTGGACCCGTCGGACTTTAAGGAGGCAGGAAATCCCGAGCGTCAGGCGGGGCTCACCGAGATGATGCAGTCGGCCATCGAGGTGCTCGACCGCGACAATGAGGTGGGCTTCTTCTTGATGGTCGAGGGCTCCCAGGTCGACTGGCGCGCGCATAGCCTGGACGGCGAAGGCGTGGTCAAAGAGATGTTGGAGTTCGATGAGACGGTGCAGGCGGCGCTCGACTATGCCGCCGGGCGCGATGACACGCTTGTCGTGGTGACCAGTGACCACGAGACCGGCGGTTTCTCGGTCCTGGATTCTTCGCAGGTCAAGCCCCTGCTCGCCGCGGCCGGCGGCGCCGACGCGGCGAAGGCCGAGGTCGGGCGCGCGGCCGAAGTCGAGGCGAAATACCCGTCGCCGGAGCATCTTCCGGCCGTGGGGATTGGGGAATATGGCGAGGGGACGCCGGACTTCGCGGGGCTTGGCGCGCTCTCGCAGGTGGAGGATTCCGAGATGCGCCTGTCCTTCGGGCATCTGTCGCTGGCGAGCCGTGGGGTTTGTGCGTGGAAGGGCCGATTTAGCGCGGCGCATACCGCGGCGATGGTCGCGGTTTACGCGCACGGGCCTGGCGCGCAGTCCATCGCGGCGAGTCGCGATAACGCGGTGCTCGGCGCGCGACTGATGGCCCTGGTCGACGCCGAGACGGTGCCGGTTTATGCGAGCGACGAAGACGCGAAACAGGTCGAAGAGACCGCCGAAAAGACCCCGACCAATGTCATCCTGATGGTTGGAGGTGGCATGGGCGTGGGCGCCGTGACGGCCGGGTATTACGCAAAAGGATCGCTTGCGATGATGGAGATGCCGGTTCAGGGGCTGGTCGCGACGCACGGCGCGGACCGCCTGGCCAACGACGCCGCGGCCGCGGCGACCGCGCTCGCCACGGGGCAGCGCACCCACGCCGGGGCGCTTGGTGGGGTCGGCCAGGGCGACGCCTGGAAGAGCCTGCCGACGCTATTGGAGCGCTCCGAGCAAGCTGGCATGATGACCGGTTTGGTCACCAGCGGGGCCATCACAGGCGCGACGTCGGCGGCGTTTTATGCGCATACGCCAAACTTCTCCGAGACCCCAAATATCGCGCATGCGTTGAGCGAGATGGCGGAGCGTGTCGAGGGATCAGATGGCGTTGACCTCGTTTATACGGGCGAAGATGCGGCGTTTTCGAATTTGCCTGAGATGACCGCACGCGCGCTGGAGAACCTCGCGCGCCAGGCGCAGGACGCGTCAAAATCCGATAAAAATAAGGGCTTCTTTTTGATGGTCGAGGGCGCGCAGATCGACGCGGCCCAGCGCGGACTTAAGCGCGACCGTGGTCTGGTCGACGCGGTGGTTGATTTTGATGGGGCCGTGCGCGCGGCGGTCGAGTTTGCGCGGGCCGACGGCGAGACGCTGGTGCTCGTGACGGGCGACCGCGATTATAGCACCTCGGTGATCGACCACCATTATGGGCATAATGATTGCCAGGGCGCGGCGCTGGTCGACTTCGGCGGGACCTTCGAGTTGGAGAAGATCGCGGCGGCGCCCGAGGCGCTCGGCCCGGCGTGCCAGCCGGTCGAGGCGGTGACGGTGGCGAACGCCGACACGGTCGCCTGTGAGGGCGATGAGGCGCTGCGCGCGCGGCTGCAAGGTGAGTTCGCGCCGCTGCATTTCTCGCTTCAATATGGCTGGGTCGCCCAGGTGGGCGTGGAGCGCGCCAAGGGGGCGCTCAACGCGCCGACCTCGGCGAATTTCGTGCCGCTCTTCGCCTTTGGCCCGGGCGCCAGCGCCTTCGAGGGCTTCCACGACCAGCCAGCGCTTGGGCAGATGCTCCAGCAGTTCGTGAGCGCGCGCTAA
- a CDS encoding DUF4442 domain-containing protein, whose translation MLKKSLKSAKRQLTRTWRTLLVGNIKQLMNFYAPFVGAGIRIEEASPDYRRMVVAMDLTIYNQNFVGTHFGGSLYAMTDPFYMLMIMQNLGPDYIVWDKAATVHFRKPGRGKVRAVFTLTQERIDEIRAQAAEQYKVEPVFMVEVIDEAGDVVAEVEKVLYVRKKKDA comes from the coding sequence ATGTTGAAGAAGAGTCTAAAATCCGCAAAACGCCAGCTTACCCGGACCTGGCGCACCCTCCTGGTCGGCAATATCAAGCAATTGATGAATTTCTACGCCCCCTTCGTGGGCGCCGGGATTCGCATCGAGGAGGCCTCGCCGGATTACCGGCGCATGGTCGTGGCGATGGACCTGACGATTTATAACCAGAATTTCGTGGGCACCCACTTTGGCGGCTCGCTTTATGCGATGACCGACCCCTTTTATATGCTGATGATCATGCAGAATCTGGGGCCGGATTATATCGTATGGGATAAGGCGGCGACCGTGCATTTTCGCAAGCCCGGGCGCGGTAAAGTGCGCGCGGTGTTCACGCTGACCCAGGAGCGGATCGACGAGATTCGCGCGCAGGCTGCCGAGCAATATAAGGTCGAGCCGGTCTTCATGGTCGAGGTCATCGACGAGGCGGGCGATGTGGTGGCCGAGGTGGAGAAGGTGTTGTATGTGCGCAAGAAGAAGGATGCGTGA
- the hutU gene encoding urocanate hydratase: MTREIRAPRGKTLRCKGWTQEAALRMLMNNLDPEVAEDPDNLVVYGGTGKAARNWECFERIVAELEQLEDDETLLVQSGKAVGVFKTHENAPRVLLANSNLVGKWANWEHFGELEKKGLMMYGQMTAGSWIYIGTQGILQGTFETFAAAANKHFGGDLSGRFVLTAGLGGMGGAQPLAATFNGAAFLGIDVDASRIERRIGKGYCDRITHDLDEALEWVLAAKEAGEALSVGLVANAAEVLPELLARGVVPDIVTDQTSAHDPLNGYIPAGTSLEDAKTWRAEDPDGYLSAARDSISLHVETMVAFQDKGAVVFDYGNNIRQVAYDAGFERAFDFPGFVPAYIRPLFCEGQGPFRWVALSGDPEDIRRTDDAIRELFPEKAHLMRWLDMAQEKVHFEGLPARICWLGYGERVKAGLKFNEMVRSGELSAPIVIGRDHLDCGSVASPNRETESMKDGSDAVADWAILNALLNVASGATWVSFHHGGGVGMGYSLHAGQVIVADGTDAAHARLERVLTGDPGMGIIRHADAGYAKAQDFAREHDVRVPHLDD; the protein is encoded by the coding sequence ATGACCCGCGAAATTCGAGCCCCGAGAGGAAAGACGCTGCGTTGCAAAGGGTGGACGCAGGAGGCCGCGCTGCGCATGCTTATGAATAATCTGGACCCGGAGGTCGCCGAGGACCCCGACAACCTGGTGGTCTACGGCGGCACCGGTAAGGCCGCGCGCAATTGGGAATGCTTCGAGCGCATCGTCGCCGAGCTTGAGCAGCTCGAAGATGACGAGACGCTCCTGGTGCAATCGGGCAAAGCCGTTGGCGTCTTTAAGACCCACGAAAACGCCCCGCGCGTGCTGCTAGCCAACTCCAACCTGGTCGGCAAATGGGCCAATTGGGAACATTTTGGCGAATTGGAGAAGAAGGGCCTGATGATGTACGGCCAGATGACGGCCGGCAGTTGGATCTATATCGGCACCCAGGGGATCTTGCAGGGGACGTTTGAGACCTTCGCCGCCGCCGCGAATAAGCATTTCGGCGGCGACCTTTCGGGTCGCTTCGTGCTGACCGCGGGCCTCGGTGGCATGGGCGGGGCGCAGCCGTTGGCCGCGACCTTTAATGGCGCGGCGTTTTTGGGCATTGATGTCGACGCCTCGCGCATCGAGCGGCGCATCGGCAAGGGTTATTGCGACCGCATCACCCACGACCTGGACGAGGCGCTTGAGTGGGTGCTCGCCGCCAAAGAGGCCGGCGAGGCGTTGAGCGTCGGCCTGGTGGCGAACGCCGCCGAGGTGCTGCCCGAGCTGCTCGCCCGCGGCGTCGTCCCGGATATCGTCACCGACCAGACCTCGGCCCATGACCCGCTCAACGGGTATATCCCGGCCGGTACTTCGCTGGAGGACGCCAAGACCTGGCGCGCCGAGGACCCCGACGGGTATTTGAGCGCCGCGCGCGACAGCATCTCATTGCATGTCGAGACGATGGTCGCCTTCCAGGACAAGGGCGCGGTGGTCTTTGATTATGGCAATAATATTCGCCAGGTGGCGTATGACGCGGGGTTTGAGCGCGCGTTTGATTTCCCGGGTTTTGTGCCGGCCTATATTCGCCCGCTGTTTTGCGAGGGGCAGGGGCCGTTTCGCTGGGTGGCGCTGTCGGGCGACCCCGAGGATATCCGGCGCACCGACGACGCGATCCGCGAGCTCTTCCCCGAGAAGGCGCACCTGATGCGCTGGCTCGATATGGCCCAGGAGAAGGTGCATTTTGAGGGATTGCCCGCGCGTATCTGCTGGCTTGGATACGGCGAGCGCGTGAAGGCCGGGCTGAAGTTCAATGAGATGGTGCGCTCCGGCGAGTTATCGGCGCCGATCGTCATCGGTCGCGACCACCTCGACTGCGGCAGCGTCGCCAGCCCCAACCGCGAGACCGAGTCGATGAAAGACGGCAGCGACGCGGTCGCCGACTGGGCGATCCTCAACGCGCTGTTGAACGTGGCCAGCGGGGCGACCTGGGTGAGCTTTCACCACGGCGGCGGCGTCGGGATGGGTTATAGCCTGCACGCCGGCCAGGTCATCGTCGCCGACGGCACCGACGCCGCCCACGCTCGCCTGGAGCGCGTCCTCACCGGCGACCCGGGCATGGGGATTATCCGCCACGCGGACGCCGGCTACGCCAAGGCGCAGGACTTCGCGCGGGAGCATGACGTGCGGGTGCCGCACCTCGACGATTGA
- a CDS encoding AgmX/PglI C-terminal domain-containing protein, which translates to MKNSTRFLLIFSALFFVTATAGQAVANPGIYDWPDAEVPVLVRTSNGVIFLSKDKKPTRAYSWKASNIGEGFDSLYAVDLNKNGRVELVGAGKPVFFLDSKSNPMWQLEKGCKQTMLGSFISSNNLDIACNDGKTLKVYTYDGQFAWELNAGKRIEDCRVGDHSGDLKPDFECKFAGSKSWVRVDSSGKVLVASVDSPEIEAGGAVDGALEPVDPKLLSGEEGVDLNLDGNADQVLNVDGNNLLIGSKASDKPVKSVKLDGKAVSALVKDLDLDGKNEIVVLTNKSIFVMDAQGEDVQKFSASTRKYKRKPLAKFESVYSNYFADNDKAADAVRAQQDALSKCYAKRVKSSQFAGIGRLILKVSVDHDGKLKGVETVHSGINDKKIVACAQSALKKAKYPKAESEDALGTINVNMEYTFWDE; encoded by the coding sequence ATGAAGAATTCTACACGCTTTTTGCTTATTTTCTCGGCTCTTTTTTTCGTCACCGCGACCGCCGGGCAGGCCGTCGCGAACCCGGGTATCTATGATTGGCCCGACGCTGAGGTGCCGGTTTTAGTGCGGACTTCAAACGGCGTTATCTTTCTCTCCAAAGACAAAAAGCCCACGCGCGCCTATTCGTGGAAGGCCAGTAATATCGGCGAGGGCTTCGATTCGCTCTACGCGGTCGATCTCAATAAAAACGGTCGCGTTGAGCTGGTTGGCGCGGGCAAACCGGTCTTCTTTCTCGACTCCAAATCCAACCCGATGTGGCAGCTCGAGAAGGGATGCAAGCAGACGATGCTGGGGAGTTTTATCTCCAGCAATAACCTCGACATCGCCTGCAACGACGGAAAAACCCTCAAGGTCTATACCTATGACGGGCAATTCGCCTGGGAATTGAACGCAGGTAAGCGCATCGAGGACTGCCGTGTCGGCGATCATAGCGGTGATCTCAAGCCGGATTTTGAGTGTAAATTCGCCGGGTCGAAGTCCTGGGTGCGCGTCGACTCCAGCGGCAAGGTGCTGGTGGCGTCGGTCGACTCGCCCGAGATTGAGGCGGGCGGCGCGGTGGACGGCGCGCTTGAGCCCGTCGACCCGAAATTGCTCAGCGGCGAAGAGGGCGTCGACCTTAACCTGGACGGCAACGCCGACCAGGTGTTGAACGTCGACGGCAATAATTTACTGATCGGCTCGAAGGCCTCTGATAAACCCGTTAAGAGCGTCAAGCTCGACGGCAAAGCCGTGAGCGCGCTGGTCAAAGACCTCGACCTGGATGGCAAAAACGAGATCGTCGTGCTCACCAATAAGTCGATCTTCGTCATGGATGCGCAGGGCGAAGACGTGCAAAAATTTTCCGCCTCGACGCGCAAATATAAGCGCAAACCGCTGGCCAAATTCGAGAGCGTCTACTCCAATTATTTCGCCGATAATGACAAGGCCGCCGACGCCGTGCGCGCCCAGCAAGACGCGCTGTCGAAATGCTACGCCAAGCGGGTCAAGAGCAGCCAATTTGCCGGCATCGGCCGGTTGATCCTCAAGGTCAGCGTCGACCATGACGGCAAGCTCAAGGGCGTTGAGACCGTGCACTCGGGCATCAACGACAAGAAGATCGTCGCGTGTGCGCAGAGCGCGCTCAAAAAAGCCAAATACCCCAAGGCCGAGTCCGAGGACGCCCTGGGCACCATCAACGTCAATATGGAATATACCTTCTGGGACGAATAG
- a CDS encoding GNAT family N-acetyltransferase, with amino-acid sequence MLELIRPTASLKQSYLEALAEFHAERRFLYHRLDVLQRNFDAHVQAECALIHWENIALFRVPETIYWLADDDTFVGRFELRHRLDNLADDIGGHIGYSIRPGRRRQGYGAAILKLGLEKAAQRGLSRVLLTCDPDNTASRKIIEKNGGLFEKRIERMIDGVLYCKLRYWIEVPIAHPAGLANMGAERKTGHQPGI; translated from the coding sequence ATGCTCGAATTAATCCGCCCCACCGCATCGCTAAAGCAGAGTTATCTCGAAGCGCTCGCCGAGTTTCACGCGGAGCGCCGTTTTCTATACCACCGTCTCGACGTGCTACAGCGCAATTTCGATGCGCACGTCCAGGCCGAATGCGCGCTGATTCATTGGGAAAATATCGCGCTCTTTCGCGTGCCGGAGACCATCTATTGGCTCGCGGATGACGACACCTTCGTGGGACGATTCGAGCTGCGCCATCGCCTGGACAACCTGGCCGATGATATCGGCGGGCATATCGGCTACTCGATCCGCCCGGGCCGCCGGCGCCAGGGTTACGGGGCGGCGATCCTGAAATTAGGGCTCGAAAAGGCCGCCCAGCGCGGGCTCTCGCGCGTGCTGCTGACCTGCGATCCTGACAATACCGCCTCGCGAAAGATCATCGAGAAGAACGGCGGGCTCTTCGAGAAACGCATCGAACGCATGATCGACGGCGTCCTCTATTGCAAACTTCGCTATTGGATCGAGGTCCCCATCGCCCACCCGGCCGGACTGGCGAATATGGGGGCTGAACGCAAAACGGGCCATCAACCCGGAATTTGA